The following coding sequences are from one Oncorhynchus clarkii lewisi isolate Uvic-CL-2024 chromosome 20, UVic_Ocla_1.0, whole genome shotgun sequence window:
- the LOC139376234 gene encoding transcriptional repressor RHIT-like has protein sequence MLFQENMTNCVTFQTKLSSVMDVLAKAAVTEISKLFDDGFAVLRLEMCHRENEIEALKRKLFMENERQATSSKQREAGNSFTCSSSSRRTEQGSKGSDEDAGERTSFEQTARDKAITPKDKQLDQNRPQPPAESVEGFNEQYRSGQREKGSALEFVKTEHEEEYDVISLHTSGSEHGTELSDHQETEFAMDRRESHLWASVSEINCDSEGPDCSYGTEQYTQDLNTDIQLIQSAVEGLDSDPSSEMGYINRLMKEEMRAQSGWHDQRRTPIDLVQAQPGQHREQTMHPERREDGTTTRVPSDKQTRTNEGVAYSNVWLNNVFSLTPNGFNSAKVASRSTPAREKWFVCTFCGKSFDRVSHLEMHQRIHTGEKPYNCVTCGRCFAQQSNLRTHQRVHRGLRTKQTKSNHNDETTKNILEKPAGARPTHYETQPH, from the exons ATGTTGTTCCAGGAGAATATGACCAACTGTGTTACTTTTCAGACCAAATTATCATCCGTTATGGATGTGTTGGCCAAAGCTGCAGTGACCGAAATAAGTAAATTGTTCGATGATGGGTTTGCTGTGTTACGCTTGGAAATGTGCCACAGAGAAAATGAAATTGAAGCCTTGAAAAGAAAATTATTCATGGAGAACGAACGGCAAGCGACGAGTTCAAAACAGCGAGAAGCAGGCAATTCTTTCACATGCTCTTCGTCTTCCAGAAGGACAGAGCAGG GGTCCAAGGGGTCTGATGAGGATGCTGGTGAAAGGACTTCATTTGAGCAGACCGCCAGGGACAAAGCGATCACACCTAAAGACAAACAACTGGATCAAAATAGACCACAGCCACCTGCAGAATCAGTAGAGGGGTTCAATGAACAGTACAGGTCTGGCCAGCGagagaagggtagtgcactagAGTTTGTGAAGACAGAGCACGAGGAGGAGTATGACGTTATTTCACTACATACATCAGGAAGTGAACATGGCACAGAGCTATCAGATCATCAGGAAACTGAGTTTGCCATGGATCGCAGAGAGAGTCATCTGTGGGCGTCTGTATCAGAGATTAACTGTGACTCTGAGGGTCCTGATTGCTCATATGGTACAGAACAATATACACAGGATCTAAATACAGACATACAGCTTATTCAAAGTGCTGTGGAGGGTCTTGATAGCGATCCATCATCAGAGATGGGGTACATAAACAGACTAATGAAAGAAGAGATGCGAGCACAGTCTGGTTGGCATGACCAAAGAAGAACCCCTATAGATTTGGTTCAGGCACAACCAGGTCAGCACAGAGAGCAAACTATGCAcccagagagaagggaggatgggACAACTACCAGAGTGCCGTCAGACAAACAAACACGAACCAATGAGGGTGTAGCATATTCCAACGTTTGGCTAAACAATGTATTCTCGCTTACCCCAAATGGTTTCAACTCAGCAAAGGTAGCCTCAAGGAGTACCCCAGCAAGAGAGAAGTGGTTTGTTTGCACCTTTTGCGGAAAGAGCTTTGACAGGGTCAGTCACTTGGAGATGCATCAACGGATtcatacaggagagaaaccgtacAACTGTGTGACATGTGGGAGGTGTTTTGCTCAGCAGAGTAATCTCCGCACACATCAGCGAGTACACCGGGGCCTCAGAACAAAGCAAACGAAAAGTAATCACAATGACGAGACGACTAAGAACATTCTAGAGAAACCAGCTGGGGCCCGTCCCACACATTATGAAACACAACCTCATTAA